In one window of Eggerthella guodeyinii DNA:
- a CDS encoding ABC transporter substrate-binding protein: MATLTRRDFAKLTGATAATLSLGGLLASCTSGEAAKPAEGTTTAAGEETPSQVIVSMTTGSEPAAGFDPLVSWGCGEHVHEPLIQSTLITTTTELDFKNDLATSYDASEDGMTWTFTIRDDAKFTDGTPLTAKDVAFTINGILNAEASECDMSMVKEAVAKDDATVVISMEKPFNALLYTLAVVGIVPEHAYGDTYGDNPIGSGRYMLEQWDKGQQVILKANPDYYGEAPKIERVVVVFMEEDASLAAAQSGQVDVAYTSATFADKQPSGYDLLNCASVDSRGISLPTIPAGGSKTDEKGEAAAGNDVTCDLAIRQAINYGVDRDKMIENVLNGYGTVAYSVGDGMPWSSPDMKCATDVEKAKRLLDDGGWAAGSDGVREKNGTRAAFNLYYSAGDTVRQGIAEEFSNQMKDLGIEVSIKGASWDDLYPHQFTDPVVWGWGTNAPTETYNLFYSKGTGNYACYENAATDAYLDEALAKPKVEDSFDLWQKAQWDGTTGIAPQGDAPWVWFANIDHLYFAKENLKVAEQKPHPHGHGWSLVNNVDQWSWT; encoded by the coding sequence ATGGCTACATTGACGCGGCGCGATTTCGCGAAGCTGACGGGCGCGACGGCGGCGACGCTGTCGCTGGGCGGGCTGCTGGCAAGCTGCACGAGCGGCGAGGCCGCCAAGCCGGCCGAGGGCACGACGACCGCGGCGGGCGAGGAAACCCCCTCGCAGGTCATCGTCTCGATGACCACCGGTTCCGAGCCGGCGGCGGGCTTCGATCCTTTGGTGTCGTGGGGCTGCGGCGAGCACGTGCACGAGCCGCTCATCCAGTCCACGCTGATCACCACCACCACCGAGCTCGACTTCAAGAACGACCTCGCCACGTCTTACGATGCGTCCGAGGACGGCATGACGTGGACGTTCACCATCCGCGACGACGCGAAGTTCACCGACGGCACGCCGCTTACGGCCAAGGACGTGGCCTTCACCATCAACGGCATCCTGAACGCCGAGGCGTCCGAGTGCGACATGTCCATGGTGAAGGAGGCCGTGGCGAAGGACGACGCCACGGTCGTCATCTCCATGGAGAAGCCGTTCAACGCGCTGCTGTACACGCTGGCCGTCGTGGGCATCGTGCCCGAGCACGCCTACGGCGACACGTACGGCGACAACCCCATCGGCTCGGGACGCTACATGCTCGAGCAGTGGGACAAGGGCCAGCAGGTCATCCTCAAGGCCAATCCCGACTACTACGGCGAGGCGCCGAAGATCGAGCGCGTCGTGGTCGTGTTCATGGAGGAGGACGCCTCGCTCGCCGCGGCGCAGTCCGGCCAGGTTGACGTGGCGTACACCTCCGCGACGTTCGCGGACAAGCAGCCGAGCGGCTACGACCTGCTGAACTGCGCGTCCGTCGACTCGCGCGGCATCTCGCTGCCGACCATCCCGGCGGGCGGGTCCAAGACCGACGAGAAGGGCGAAGCGGCAGCCGGCAACGACGTCACCTGCGATCTCGCCATCCGCCAGGCCATCAACTACGGCGTCGACCGCGACAAGATGATCGAGAACGTGCTGAACGGCTACGGCACCGTCGCCTACAGCGTGGGCGACGGCATGCCCTGGTCCTCGCCCGACATGAAGTGCGCCACCGACGTGGAGAAAGCCAAGAGGCTGCTCGACGACGGCGGCTGGGCCGCGGGCTCGGACGGTGTCCGCGAGAAGAACGGCACGCGCGCTGCGTTCAACCTGTACTACTCGGCCGGCGACACCGTGCGCCAGGGCATCGCGGAGGAGTTCTCCAACCAGATGAAGGACCTCGGCATCGAGGTTTCCATCAAGGGCGCGAGCTGGGACGATCTGTACCCGCACCAGTTCACCGACCCGGTGGTGTGGGGCTGGGGCACCAACGCGCCCACCGAGACGTACAACCTGTTCTACTCCAAGGGCACGGGCAACTACGCCTGCTACGAGAACGCCGCGACCGACGCCTACCTCGACGAGGCGCTGGCGAAACCCAAGGTGGAGGACTCGTTCGACCTGTGGCAGAAGGCCCAGTGGGACGGCACGACCGGCATTGCGCCGCAGGGCGACGCGCCGTGGGTGTGGTTCGCGAACATCGACCACCTGTACTTCGCCAAGGAGAACCTCAAGGTTGCCGAGCAGAAGCCCCACCCGCACGGTCACGGCTGGTCGCTCGTCAACAACGTCGACCAGTGGAGCTGGACGTAG
- a CDS encoding ABC transporter permease: MPQFIVRNIAKFILLMLAVSMVTFVLVSISPIDPVQANVGQTAYINMSEAKRAQLAEYWGVNTPLWERYVNWFTDLLHGDLGTSLRFNAPVIDVIATRAVNSLALMATAWVVSGVLGFALGILAGANRGRFVDRIVKGYCFLLASVPTFWLGLLFLIVFSVWLGWFPFGFSVPIGVSAADVTFADALHHLALPALTLSVVGVANIALHTREKTIDVLESDYVRFARARGLSTWGALRHHGLRNLALPALTLQFASISEIFGGSVLVEQVFSYPGLGQAAVTAGLGGDVALLVGIALFSAAFVFTGNLIASTLYGVVDPRIRKGEARA, from the coding sequence ATGCCCCAATTCATCGTTCGTAACATAGCGAAGTTCATCCTGCTCATGCTTGCCGTGAGCATGGTGACGTTCGTGCTGGTGAGCATCTCGCCCATCGATCCCGTCCAGGCGAACGTGGGGCAGACGGCCTACATCAACATGAGCGAGGCCAAGCGCGCGCAGCTCGCCGAGTACTGGGGCGTGAACACGCCCCTCTGGGAACGTTACGTCAACTGGTTCACCGACCTCCTGCACGGCGACCTGGGAACGTCGTTGCGCTTCAACGCGCCGGTGATCGACGTCATCGCCACGCGGGCGGTGAACTCGCTGGCGCTCATGGCCACGGCCTGGGTGGTCAGTGGCGTGCTGGGCTTCGCGCTGGGCATCCTCGCGGGCGCGAACCGCGGGCGCTTCGTCGACCGCATCGTGAAGGGGTACTGCTTCCTGCTGGCGTCGGTGCCCACGTTCTGGCTGGGGCTGCTGTTCCTCATCGTGTTCTCGGTGTGGCTCGGCTGGTTCCCGTTCGGCTTCTCGGTGCCCATCGGGGTGTCGGCCGCCGACGTGACGTTCGCCGACGCGCTGCACCACCTCGCGCTGCCGGCGCTCACGCTGTCGGTGGTGGGCGTGGCGAACATCGCGCTGCATACGCGCGAGAAGACCATCGACGTGCTGGAAAGCGACTACGTGCGCTTCGCCCGCGCCCGCGGCCTGTCCACGTGGGGCGCCCTGCGCCACCACGGCCTGCGCAACCTCGCGCTGCCGGCGCTCACGCTGCAGTTCGCGTCGATCTCCGAGATATTCGGCGGATCGGTGCTGGTGGAGCAGGTGTTCTCGTACCCGGGCCTCGGCCAGGCGGCCGTCACGGCGGGGCTCGGGGGCGACGTGGCGCTGCTCGTGGGCATCGCGCTGTTCTCGGCGGCCTTCGTGTTCACCGGCAACCTGATCGCCAGCACGCTGTACGGCGTGGTGGATCCCCGCATCCGAAAGGGGGAGGCTCGTGCCTAG
- a CDS encoding ABC transporter permease — translation MPSVADEALTAPAPVLYRPRHARVGNRKLTLAAFVFAIAALAAVVVAGVLVTDAATVTDFSQKNLAPSLGHPFGTDWMGRDMLLRTLAGLSTSVLVGLLAAGVSSVIALVMGAVAALGGKRADAAVTWLIDLMMGIPHIVLLILISFALGKGFWGVTIGVAVTHWPSLARVVRAEILQCKQSTFVAAARKLGQSPVSIAAKHMVPYVLPQFIVGLILLFPHAILHEASVTFLGFGLPPEQPAIGVILSESMAYLSAGMWWLAVFPGLALIATVLLFDLAGSNLRKLVDPHSSQE, via the coding sequence GTGCCTAGCGTTGCCGACGAGGCTTTGACGGCCCCGGCTCCCGTGCTGTACCGTCCGCGCCACGCCCGCGTGGGCAACCGCAAGCTGACGCTGGCGGCGTTCGTCTTCGCCATCGCCGCGCTGGCCGCCGTGGTGGTAGCGGGCGTCCTCGTCACCGATGCGGCCACCGTCACCGACTTCTCGCAGAAGAACCTCGCGCCCAGCTTAGGCCACCCGTTCGGCACCGACTGGATGGGGCGCGACATGCTGCTGCGCACGCTGGCGGGCCTGTCGACCAGCGTGCTGGTGGGCCTGCTGGCGGCGGGCGTGTCGTCGGTCATCGCGCTCGTCATGGGCGCGGTGGCGGCGCTGGGCGGCAAGCGCGCCGACGCCGCGGTCACCTGGCTCATCGACCTCATGATGGGCATCCCGCACATCGTGCTGCTCATCCTCATCTCGTTCGCGCTGGGCAAGGGGTTCTGGGGCGTCACCATCGGCGTTGCCGTGACGCACTGGCCCAGCTTGGCCCGCGTCGTGCGCGCCGAGATCCTCCAGTGCAAGCAGTCGACGTTCGTGGCGGCGGCCCGCAAGCTGGGGCAGAGTCCGGTGAGCATCGCGGCGAAGCACATGGTGCCCTACGTGCTGCCGCAGTTCATCGTGGGGCTCATCCTGCTGTTCCCGCACGCCATCCTGCACGAGGCGTCCGTGACGTTCCTCGGGTTCGGCCTGCCGCCCGAGCAGCCGGCCATCGGCGTCATCCTCAGCGAGTCGATGGCGTACCTGTCGGCCGGCATGTGGTGGCTCGCGGTGTTCCCGGGCCTCGCCCTCATCGCCACCGTGCTGCTGTTCGACCTGGCCGGTTCGAACTTGCGCAAGCTCGTCGACCCCCACAGCTCGCAGGAATAG
- a CDS encoding ATP-binding cassette domain-containing protein translates to MDESSKSNPLPAALAARERALYEAAAELERLTDELLGAPSSQEELQGEAVAAEGAASHEALSHEDAQVHHHHTHAPVSHHEHGHHLLQVEDLSVGFRMYEEDAPFFRAKQREVEVIHALSISVHAGEIVAVVGASGSGKTLLADAILGLFEPNATVCGRIWFDGQAQDAATLSELRGHGISLVPQSVNNLDPLMKVGRQVEGFARTHVPREERRRRRAELFERYGLSEDTAKKYPHELSGGMARRVLLCCALMDDPRVIIADEPTPGLDLELAVRALDDFRAFADGGGGVMLITHDIELALHVADRVAVFRDGTVVEETAVANFASPDLLQHPFSRELWHALPEHGFEVPAKGGAPC, encoded by the coding sequence ATGGACGAATCGAGCAAGAGCAACCCCCTTCCCGCGGCGTTGGCGGCACGCGAGCGCGCGCTGTACGAGGCCGCGGCCGAGTTGGAACGCCTCACCGACGAGCTGCTCGGCGCTCCCTCCTCGCAGGAGGAGCTGCAGGGAGAGGCGGTCGCTGCGGAAGGAGCCGCTTCCCACGAGGCCCTTTCGCACGAGGATGCGCAGGTGCACCACCACCATACGCATGCGCCCGTCTCGCACCACGAGCACGGCCATCACCTGCTGCAGGTGGAGGACCTCAGCGTGGGCTTCCGCATGTACGAGGAGGACGCGCCGTTCTTCCGCGCCAAGCAGCGCGAGGTGGAGGTCATCCATGCCTTGAGCATCTCGGTGCATGCGGGCGAGATCGTGGCCGTGGTAGGCGCGTCGGGCTCCGGCAAGACGCTGCTGGCCGACGCTATCCTGGGGCTGTTCGAGCCGAACGCCACCGTGTGCGGGCGCATCTGGTTCGACGGGCAGGCGCAGGACGCCGCGACGCTTTCCGAGCTGCGCGGCCACGGCATCTCGCTCGTGCCGCAGAGCGTGAACAACCTCGACCCGCTCATGAAGGTGGGCCGCCAGGTGGAGGGGTTCGCCCGCACGCACGTGCCGCGCGAGGAGCGCCGCCGGCGCCGCGCCGAGCTGTTCGAGCGCTACGGCCTGTCCGAGGACACCGCGAAGAAGTACCCGCACGAGCTGTCCGGCGGCATGGCCCGCCGCGTGCTTCTGTGCTGCGCGCTCATGGACGACCCGCGCGTCATCATCGCCGACGAACCCACGCCGGGCCTCGATCTCGAGCTGGCCGTACGCGCGCTCGACGACTTCCGCGCCTTCGCCGATGGGGGCGGCGGCGTCATGCTCATCACGCACGACATCGAGCTGGCGCTGCACGTGGCCGACCGCGTGGCGGTGTTCCGCGACGGCACCGTGGTGGAGGAGACCGCCGTCGCGAACTTCGCGTCGCCCGACCTGTTGCAGCATCCGTTCAGCCGCGAGCTGTGGCACGCGCTGCCCGAGCACGGCTTCGAGGTGCCGGCGAAGGGAGGCGCGCCATGTTAG
- a CDS encoding ABC transporter ATP-binding protein: MLEARGIFYAYPGARAPLYRDFDLAVDAHERVAISAPSGFGKTTLCRLLAGYERPQAGAILVDGTPLPKRGACPVQMILQHPETAVDPRMRMEQTLAEAGEVPQRLLDDLGIQQRWLTRFPHELSGGELQRFCIARALAANPRYLVADEISTMLDAVTQAQIWRFLVAETQARGIGMLFVSHSPALTERIATRVVDLARG, from the coding sequence ATGTTAGAGGCCCGCGGCATCTTCTACGCGTACCCCGGTGCCCGCGCGCCGCTCTACCGCGACTTCGACCTGGCCGTCGACGCGCACGAGCGCGTGGCGATCAGCGCGCCGTCCGGCTTCGGCAAAACCACGCTCTGCCGTCTGCTGGCCGGCTACGAGCGCCCGCAGGCGGGCGCGATCCTCGTGGACGGAACGCCCTTGCCGAAGCGCGGCGCGTGCCCCGTGCAGATGATCCTCCAGCACCCCGAAACCGCCGTGGACCCGCGCATGCGCATGGAGCAGACGCTGGCCGAAGCGGGGGAGGTGCCGCAGCGTTTGCTCGACGACCTGGGCATCCAGCAGCGGTGGCTCACGCGCTTCCCGCACGAGCTGTCGGGCGGCGAGCTGCAGCGCTTCTGCATCGCGCGAGCGCTGGCGGCGAACCCGCGCTACCTCGTGGCCGACGAGATATCCACCATGCTCGACGCCGTCACCCAGGCGCAGATCTGGCGCTTCCTCGTCGCCGAGACGCAGGCCCGCGGCATCGGGATGCTGTTCGTGTCGCATTCGCCCGCGCTCACCGAGCGCATCGCCACGCGCGTGGTGGATTTGGCGCGCGGCTAG
- the modA gene encoding molybdate ABC transporter substrate-binding protein, whose amino-acid sequence MKKHIRIMLAAVCAFALVGAFALVGCSTGTEQKTEEPQQTEDQAAKTESHEAVELQLFAANSLSKAMDAVQQLYTQDHDWVTFKDTQYLSSGELNEQLAGGAYADVLISASKGKMDDAVEKGYVDESTRFDMFKNDLVMVAGEDSELAKTYGADQSFTLDDIASGDYSVAVGDASVPAGNYANQALSTIGCFTDADGKTGKDSAGTDGSYDGTPLEGKVNLQSSVGNVCKQAQSGAVDVAFVYTSDVYRFGGVKVIGVVPADTHKNIVYPAAICKDSTQAEAASEFIEWATTDAEAKKLWQEWGFELVS is encoded by the coding sequence ATGAAGAAGCACATTCGCATCATGCTTGCGGCCGTGTGCGCGTTCGCTTTGGTGGGCGCGTTTGCGCTGGTCGGTTGCTCAACGGGCACCGAGCAGAAAACCGAAGAGCCGCAGCAGACCGAGGATCAGGCCGCCAAGACCGAGAGCCACGAGGCCGTGGAGCTGCAGCTGTTCGCCGCGAACTCGCTGTCGAAGGCCATGGACGCCGTGCAGCAGCTGTACACGCAGGATCATGACTGGGTGACGTTCAAGGACACGCAGTACCTGTCCTCGGGCGAGCTCAACGAGCAGCTGGCCGGCGGCGCGTACGCCGACGTGCTGATCTCCGCCTCCAAGGGCAAGATGGACGACGCCGTGGAGAAGGGCTACGTCGACGAGTCCACGCGCTTCGACATGTTCAAGAACGACCTCGTGATGGTCGCCGGCGAGGACTCCGAGCTGGCCAAGACGTACGGCGCCGACCAGAGCTTCACGCTGGACGACATCGCGTCGGGCGACTACTCCGTGGCCGTGGGCGACGCGTCCGTGCCGGCCGGCAACTACGCCAACCAGGCGCTTTCCACCATCGGCTGCTTCACCGACGCCGACGGCAAGACGGGCAAGGACAGCGCCGGCACCGACGGCTCCTACGACGGCACGCCGCTCGAGGGCAAGGTCAACCTGCAGAGCTCCGTGGGCAACGTGTGCAAGCAGGCCCAGTCCGGCGCCGTGGACGTGGCGTTCGTGTACACCTCCGACGTGTACCGCTTCGGCGGCGTGAAGGTCATCGGCGTCGTGCCGGCCGACACGCACAAGAACATCGTCTATCCGGCCGCCATCTGCAAGGACTCCACGCAGGCCGAGGCCGCGAGCGAGTTCATCGAGTGGGCGACCACCGACGCCGAGGCCAAGAAGCTGTGGCAGGAGTGGGGCTTCGAGCTCGTTTCCTAA
- the modB gene encoding molybdate ABC transporter permease subunit, producing the protein MNNTLFTRIAPAFPRFALLLAACALAMAIAFVPGTAHAGADDEGDLDAPNAAAGAPAASTAQDDSASDDAVSIAADGMSASIDGSPFALESFSRSQVGSNGDVDGVYEGYRYFVSDEPGSLGVIATDGLTVVYVSAEVAEAVGFDAGSSESRGYLKRLLVALDAQNSKGGATLSVEGEWVFSGQPEIEQDGVVYRFDQELKPGEYYACVVGADGSDVTDASNPSYVRLTHADFATLSPADQVSVVGAPEGLAALASFLQNIDYSPLWVTLKTTLTAIVFIFILGLLAAYFSLRIPARAQDIADSIFTIPMVLPPTVCGFLLLLAFGKNTALGQWFIDIGFPLIFSWQATVIAAVVVAFPLMYRSARGAFENLDPNMLDAARTLGWSNAKIFFKLMLPLSWSSIAAGTVLSFARALGEFGATLFLAGNYLGITRTIPIAIYFEWMNGNTDVAIFWTVIIMIFSFIVILFINLWSRRTTKYRRGADA; encoded by the coding sequence ATGAACAACACGCTCTTCACCCGCATCGCCCCCGCCTTCCCGCGTTTCGCGCTGCTGCTCGCCGCGTGCGCGCTGGCGATGGCGATCGCTTTCGTCCCCGGCACCGCCCATGCAGGCGCCGACGACGAAGGCGATCTCGATGCGCCCAACGCCGCGGCCGGAGCTCCCGCGGCTTCGACGGCGCAGGACGACTCGGCTTCCGACGATGCCGTGAGCATCGCCGCCGACGGCATGTCGGCCTCGATCGACGGCAGCCCCTTCGCGCTCGAGAGCTTCTCGCGTTCCCAGGTGGGCAGCAACGGCGACGTCGACGGCGTCTACGAGGGCTACCGCTACTTCGTCTCCGACGAGCCGGGCAGCCTGGGCGTCATCGCCACCGACGGGCTCACCGTGGTGTACGTGTCCGCGGAGGTGGCGGAGGCCGTGGGCTTCGATGCCGGTTCGTCGGAGAGCCGGGGTTACCTCAAGCGCTTGCTCGTGGCGCTCGACGCCCAGAACTCGAAGGGCGGCGCGACGCTGTCCGTCGAGGGGGAGTGGGTGTTCTCCGGTCAACCCGAGATCGAGCAGGACGGCGTGGTGTACCGCTTCGACCAGGAGCTCAAGCCCGGCGAGTACTACGCCTGCGTCGTCGGCGCGGACGGCTCCGACGTCACCGACGCGTCCAACCCCTCCTACGTGCGTCTCACGCACGCCGACTTCGCCACGCTCTCGCCCGCCGATCAGGTGAGCGTCGTCGGCGCTCCCGAGGGCTTAGCCGCGCTCGCGTCGTTCTTGCAGAACATCGACTACAGCCCGCTGTGGGTGACGCTCAAGACCACGCTCACGGCCATCGTGTTCATCTTCATCCTGGGCCTGCTGGCCGCGTACTTCAGCCTGCGCATCCCCGCGCGGGCGCAGGACATCGCCGATTCCATCTTCACCATCCCCATGGTGCTGCCGCCCACGGTGTGCGGCTTCTTGCTGCTGCTGGCGTTCGGCAAGAACACGGCGCTGGGGCAGTGGTTCATCGACATCGGCTTCCCGCTCATCTTCAGCTGGCAGGCCACCGTCATCGCGGCCGTGGTGGTGGCGTTCCCGCTCATGTACCGCAGCGCGCGCGGCGCGTTCGAGAACCTCGATCCGAACATGTTGGACGCCGCCCGTACGCTGGGCTGGAGCAACGCTAAGATATTCTTCAAGCTCATGCTGCCGCTGTCGTGGTCGTCCATCGCGGCGGGCACCGTGCTGTCGTTCGCGCGAGCCCTCGGCGAGTTCGGCGCGACGCTGTTCTTGGCCGGCAACTACCTGGGGATCACGCGCACCATCCCCATCGCCATCTACTTCGAGTGGATGAACGGCAACACCGACGTGGCCATCTTCTGGACGGTCATCATCATGATATTCAGCTTCATCGTCATCCTGTTCATCAACCTGTGGAGCAGGCGCACGACGAAGTACCGGAGAGGGGCGGACGCATGA
- a CDS encoding sulfate/molybdate ABC transporter ATP-binding protein, producing MSLEVSIRKSFSSFTLDVAFEAGDETLGFLGASGCGKSLTMRCIAGIETPDEGRIVVNDRVFFDSALKINLTPQERKTALLFQSYMLFPNLTVAENVAAGIGREVSKADRGALVAAELKRFGLEGFDKRYPAQLSGGQQQRVALARMLAARPGILMLDEPFSALDAHLKSVLEQNLVSLFDAFHGTVLYVSHDIDEALRFCDRIAVVEAGAITETGTGDDLVNRPQSLAGVKLSGCKNATAAVRVDEHRVRLPKWGIEAATSAAVSEDVKALGVRAFYLERADGPGENRYRVRVDRVSDSRFERTVLLGFLDRDESEAPTVARTEDEMKYLHQHLFWRVDKLAVPADELPHEGEELWIRIPPDKVYLVSR from the coding sequence ATGAGCCTTGAGGTGAGCATACGCAAATCGTTCTCGTCGTTCACGTTGGACGTGGCGTTCGAGGCGGGGGACGAGACGCTCGGGTTCCTGGGCGCGTCGGGCTGCGGAAAGAGCCTGACCATGCGCTGCATCGCCGGCATCGAGACGCCCGACGAGGGCCGCATCGTGGTGAACGACCGGGTGTTCTTCGACTCCGCGCTGAAGATCAACCTCACGCCGCAGGAGCGCAAGACGGCGCTGCTGTTCCAAAGCTACATGCTGTTCCCGAACCTCACGGTGGCCGAAAACGTGGCGGCGGGCATCGGGCGCGAGGTGTCGAAGGCCGACCGCGGCGCGCTCGTGGCCGCCGAGCTCAAGCGCTTCGGGCTGGAAGGGTTCGACAAGCGCTACCCGGCGCAGCTGTCGGGCGGCCAGCAGCAGCGCGTGGCGCTCGCCCGCATGCTGGCGGCGCGCCCGGGCATCCTCATGCTGGACGAGCCGTTCTCGGCGCTCGACGCGCACCTGAAAAGCGTGCTGGAGCAGAACCTCGTCAGCCTGTTCGACGCGTTCCACGGCACCGTGCTGTACGTGAGCCACGACATCGACGAGGCGCTGCGCTTCTGCGACCGCATCGCCGTGGTGGAGGCAGGCGCCATCACCGAGACCGGCACGGGCGACGACCTGGTGAATCGGCCGCAGTCGCTGGCGGGCGTGAAGCTGTCGGGCTGCAAGAACGCCACGGCGGCCGTGCGCGTGGACGAGCACCGCGTCCGCCTGCCGAAGTGGGGCATCGAGGCGGCGACGAGCGCGGCGGTTTCCGAGGACGTGAAGGCGCTCGGCGTGCGCGCGTTCTACCTCGAACGCGCCGACGGCCCGGGCGAGAACCGCTACCGCGTGCGCGTCGACCGCGTCAGCGACTCGCGCTTCGAGCGCACGGTGCTGCTGGGCTTCCTCGATCGCGACGAGAGCGAGGCGCCCACGGTGGCCCGCACGGAGGACGAGATGAAGTACCTGCACCAGCACCTGTTCTGGCGCGTCGACAAGCTGGCCGTGCCCGCCGACGAGCTGCCGCACGAGGGCGAAGAGCTCTGGATCCGCATCCCCCCGGACAAAGTGTACCTGGTGTCGCGGTAG
- a CDS encoding ribbon-helix-helix domain-containing protein: MTYRTAKGTLLTDELLDEWAEACERGEYPGTPGEIVVGRPRISAEDLATITFKLPKSQVAALDETAKRAGETRSQFLRSLVNDALARG, encoded by the coding sequence ATGACGTACCGCACAGCGAAAGGCACGTTGCTTACCGACGAGCTGCTCGACGAATGGGCCGAAGCGTGCGAACGAGGCGAATATCCTGGCACGCCCGGCGAGATCGTGGTCGGGCGGCCTCGGATCTCGGCCGAAGACCTTGCCACGATCACCTTCAAGCTGCCGAAATCCCAAGTCGCCGCCCTCGACGAAACCGCGAAGCGCGCAGGAGAGACGCGCTCGCAGTTCCTGCGCTCGCTCGTGAACGACGCGCTCGCGCGGGGCTAG
- the moaA gene encoding GTP 3',8-cyclase MoaA, whose product MKDSHGRTIDYLRISLTDRCNFRCIYCMPEEGVTSLAHEDILRIEEIEEAVRVAAGMGIRSIRLTGGEPLVRLGVVDLVRAIAHTPGIENVSMTTNGVLLPKMAADLKEAGLSRVNISLDTLDPEQFKQITRRGELQQTLDGIDAALAAGFDPVKINAVAVRSLDQDYLAFAKLSVDRPLHVRFIEYMPVGESSGSHGCGWGKDDVVPSEELFDIINERARAAGLDELVPAGDDRPLGWGPARYFEFPNAQGTVGFISPLSRHFCSECNRLRLTADGKLRPCLFSDDEYDLRTALRSGDAQAARCVFAEALGAKPDEHHDKVGTERGMSQIGG is encoded by the coding sequence GTGAAAGACAGCCATGGTCGAACTATCGACTATTTACGCATATCGCTCACCGACCGCTGCAATTTCCGCTGCATCTACTGCATGCCCGAAGAGGGCGTGACATCGCTTGCGCACGAGGACATCCTGCGCATCGAGGAGATAGAGGAAGCGGTGCGCGTTGCGGCGGGCATGGGCATCCGAAGCATCCGCCTGACGGGCGGCGAGCCGCTCGTGCGCCTCGGCGTGGTGGACCTCGTGCGCGCCATCGCGCACACGCCCGGCATCGAGAACGTGTCGATGACCACGAACGGCGTGCTGCTGCCGAAGATGGCGGCCGACCTCAAGGAGGCGGGCCTGTCGCGCGTGAACATCTCGCTCGACACGCTCGATCCGGAGCAGTTCAAACAGATCACGCGTCGCGGCGAGCTGCAGCAGACGCTCGACGGCATCGACGCCGCGCTCGCGGCCGGGTTCGATCCCGTGAAGATCAACGCCGTCGCCGTGCGCAGCCTCGACCAGGACTACCTCGCGTTCGCGAAGCTGTCCGTCGATCGCCCGCTGCACGTGCGGTTCATCGAGTACATGCCCGTGGGCGAGAGCTCGGGCAGCCACGGCTGCGGCTGGGGCAAGGACGACGTCGTGCCCAGCGAGGAGCTGTTCGACATCATCAACGAGCGCGCCCGCGCTGCGGGGCTCGACGAGCTCGTGCCCGCCGGCGACGACCGCCCGCTGGGGTGGGGGCCGGCGCGCTACTTCGAGTTCCCGAACGCGCAGGGCACGGTGGGGTTCATCTCGCCGCTGTCGCGCCATTTCTGCAGCGAGTGCAACCGCCTGCGCCTGACGGCCGACGGCAAGCTGCGCCCGTGCTTGTTCTCGGACGACGAATACGACCTGCGCACCGCGCTGCGCTCGGGCGATGCGCAAGCCGCGCGTTGCGTGTTCGCCGAAGCGCTCGGCGCGAAGCCCGACGAGCACCACGACAAAGTAGGAACCGAACGCGGTATGAGCCAAATTGGAGGCTGA
- the moaC gene encoding cyclic pyranopterin monophosphate synthase MoaC, producing MTEQQLTHIDEQGDVRMVDVSQKADTERIAVAEGFIAMHPETLALIVEGKASKGDVLACARVAGVMAAKQTSALIPMCHPLNITKAKVECAPVAEGERPDGLVGIHVITTCGVTGKTGIEMEALTAASVACLTVYDMCKAVDRGMEIMDVRLLKKEGGKSGLWERV from the coding sequence ATGACCGAGCAGCAGCTGACCCATATCGACGAGCAGGGCGACGTGCGCATGGTGGACGTGTCGCAGAAGGCCGACACCGAGCGCATCGCCGTGGCCGAGGGCTTCATCGCCATGCATCCCGAGACGCTCGCGCTCATCGTGGAGGGCAAGGCGTCGAAGGGCGACGTGCTGGCGTGCGCCCGCGTGGCCGGCGTCATGGCCGCCAAGCAGACGAGCGCGCTCATCCCCATGTGCCACCCGCTCAACATCACGAAGGCGAAGGTGGAGTGCGCGCCCGTGGCCGAAGGCGAGCGCCCTGACGGCCTCGTGGGCATCCACGTGATCACCACCTGCGGCGTCACGGGCAAGACCGGTATCGAGATGGAAGCGCTCACCGCCGCGAGCGTGGCGTGCCTCACCGTGTACGACATGTGCAAGGCCGTCGACCGCGGCATGGAGATCATGGACGTGCGCCTGCTCAAGAAAGAAGGCGGCAAGTCCGGCCTCTGGGAACGCGTCTAA